The window ttcatcaaagttcggttcagggtgatcagagggtctgcaagaaccgaacatctcatatccttagcagatctgccgaacctcaacccccatgactggattgttctgcataacatcctcttgacgaatgaagctgaatatggtccgattatagaccatctcaaaaggatgttagtttgttacatcatggaggtcgccttgatggatcaggagatagccacagtcttcaagaagaaaccgaagatctctcctgttggctcagccagtgatctcaatcagatgaagatggaaaagattgacccaaggcgaaattcggtcatgttcactagggctgaaggacagaaatgtctctttgccttagcggataaacatctttataccactgcttgtcttgagcatgtgttagggatcatccatcggtgtaaagagaatacaacggatgatatcaaatacttcgatgatatgatacagtggtacatccgattcagacagacgatactCGCCCTTATCTCTCGTttgtttcagactgtaaagaagaaggttcctgctgctgctggcccaagtaagaagtgaagatctcgctccaattgacgcaaagggggagattgttgggttgcagattcgtttagaattgcgtcattgggctcggttaaaagtccaattattttgtactccggtttgggcctgtccaactgttagctgttaggtttactatataagaatatgcttgcatgcatattaggttaacgatctagagaaTACGATTGATAGAAGAAGATAGCATTATAAAgttctttctttatcgttcctgtaaaccttctaaccctctacagttgatgttctttgtcgagctcttctgagggttgttttataatcattcgacttgtttgattcattcttgagttgtttattattttcgtgttttTGCTGTTTGTTCTTTATATtgcctgtttaagatctaatcgatcttcaaggttagttttaatcttatcaatttattaatcacataataaattaatctctctctctctctctctctctcccaaaaaTTCATCTTGTCCAATTggtaggtttgagggcaaccaaaAATggttgtgctactatcaattcaagtatatacaaattatagttatgggtttagataCCTAATTCAgtggtctcccacttggatatgtctataACTATAACTGGCAGTATAACTTATGAATCGATCAACAAATTGTAGCTTTCAAGAGTCGTTGTTAAACTCTGGCCCAGTCATATACgcgtcctaagataagtgatcatataattcttcgtttttcaagatatcattcagacatgatacattgaatagaatcaatctcattgtccaagaatttgtttcccggtttctgatttgtgatgacgtAGGACTTTTAATCGAAAACATTAATTTAGTCCTggttgggcccaacactataaatTAACACCTAATCACTgaggggcctaaagatatcgctttcctgttagggaaaaaggaacggataaactttgactcatatgcttgcatcctttactcatcaaatcatgcttGACGatttgttttataacatcaagttactaatgcgtttacaaccaacttgtaaattacaactcatatatctttgtttcaagatcataagatattatcatctcaaaattactcatgatagattccatgaagtaattctctgagcatgggtttatccaatacttaaatctctatttCTAAGTattcatgaacattgcagcaacattattgctatgtctaatgcccttagacaatctacaatccaattcatgacaatcttaattcactacttacttccaaaagtatggctgactatgaaatttgaataatcatattattcgggaactaaaacatgcaaaatgaaacacaagaataaacaattgacaaaaggtagtaaataaactcataaataattgTCTATTATTTAACCactaaaagtcaattacatttactttgttacgaGTTtcaaactaactatctaactagtaaaactaatatcatctctcaggccaatgctcctagcatgctgactGTGCTTGAACTTACTTAGAGCCTTCGTCAAAGGATCTAGaggattctcttctgatgataccctcttcacgatgagatggccttcttctacccTATGTCTAATGTAATGGtactttatgtcgatatgtctagactTTCCATGATCTATTGGTTCcttagtcaaggcaaccgctccttcattatcacaaaaaagttCCATTGGTTCCTGAATGGTTgggacaactccaaggtcaccaataaAGTTCCTTAGCTAAACTACTTCCTTTGAGCTTCACTTGCAACTATTTACTCTGcttcacatgttgaatcagccaccgtatccTGCTTGGAACTATACCAAGTTACTTCTCCACCGTTCAGAGTGAACATCCAGCCTAACTGAGAACGAAAGTTGTCTTTATCtgtttgaaagttggcatcactgtATCCACTTACTCTCAATGTATCACTACCACCAAGGACTAGAAGTATGCCATTCGTCCTCCTAGATAATTGAGAATGTTTTTAACCACTGTCTAATGAGATTTGCCTAAATTTCCATGAtaacgactgaccatgctcaaggaaaatgACACATCAGAgaaagtacatgtcatagcgtacatgatcgacccTACAGCCGAAACGCAAGGTACCCAAATCATATTAGCTATCTCTTCATATGTActagggctttgagtcttacttaatttGGTATTACCCTGGATAGGTAGCTcttctttcttggaattttccatactaaacctctttagcactttatccaagcatgtactttgactaagtctaattagtctcttctttctatctctcaagatTTTTATCTcgagaatataggcagcttctccaatgCCTTTCATgaaaaaacactttccaagccaagacttaacttatTGCAAAGTTGAAATGtcatttcccatgagtagtatgtcgtcagTATACAACACCGAAaaagtcactatactcccactagccttgatatacatacacgactcatcttcactcctagggaaaccaaactctttgactttctcatggaagcataGATTCCAgctgcaagatgcttgtttcaatccatggATGTATTTCCcaagcttacatactctatttggatacgttgcatctacaaaaccctctagATGACTCATGTTagcatcttcagccaactttccgttaaggaaagtggttttgacatccatctgccaaatttcatagtaataaaatgcagctatggcgagcattatctgaatagattttatcttggccactggtgagaatgtttcatcatagtcaacccccagGGTTTGAgtaaacccttcgcaaccagtcgagctttAAAattgtgtacctttccatccatgtcggtcttcttcttgaagatccatttgcacccaactatctttcgacctggtacattatcaactaAATTCCAATAtaggttgtcatacatggacttgatctcattgtccatttcctctttccatttagcagcctcatggcctgccattgcttccttgtagccAATGTTGTAGAACTCACTACTCGGTGCCTGCTCGGCCGACTGCCGAGTAACGAGTACTCGGATtcagtaattcatgtagaaatatttttaggaaaattatatatgtcaaaatcataatttgattgaaatatataacaaaattcgatacatgtgtgttaaataataaatcattaagtgtattatacatattaatctttaaattctttatatttttttttctctttttatgaaaTTTTTGACCCTTTGATCGAGTAGGCCGAGTTTGACTTTGTTGACTGAGTAGGCCCGATTTAGAGAGATTTTGCCCGAGTTTTGACCGAGGTTGACTGATTTTTGAACGAGTTTGACTTAATCCGAGTTTTTTTGCCGAGTACACATAACTCGCCTCGGTGGAGGGCCGATTCTGAGTACTCGGCCGAGTAggccgagttttgcaacactAATTGTAGCTAGCTGACTTATCCCAATTTATCAGTGTCCTATCACTAACAAATGTGTCACCATCTGTAATAATATGTTATCTAAACGTATTTCTCACAATTTAATGTCTCAAATGACCAAATCTTAATTTGGTTCATTTATGTAACACCCAGTTTCCAGAACATATCAATTTAGGGCATCAAGGAGTCAATGCATGGCTTTTAGGAAAAATGGATGTCATGACGTGACCATAAAGGGGTCATGACACGACACGTGTAGATAAGAGTCACAACGTGACATTATGTTGCTCATGTAGTGAGGTTGGTTGTAGCCCAAACCcttgatcttttagggtttcattcgtatttaaaccccataaaCTTCATTTTAGGGTTCATTAACAGCCATCTTCGTCCTCAAACACAGAAAAACCCTAACCTTAGTTTGTCCTTGTGATTCTTGAGCTTTTAGTGGTGTTTTGGTAGCTTGAGGAAGAAGGGATCGCCTTTGGAGCATGGATCCATCTTGGAAGCTTCATTTGCATCCACTAGCAACATATTTGGACCCTTGTGAGTAGACAAGTTTCAAGCATTATGATTCCTtgttgctagatctagggttttattCATGATTATCCAAGGTTAGATGATTTAGAGTGTTGGGACTCCATAAAGTTATCAACTTTATGGAAGTTATcaactttatgggtccttagAGTCCCTTGGTGATTATATGTGGTGTATCTAAAGTTTTAGTGATGTTTGAGCACATGCTTGAGGTTTTGACCTCATTTTCTTCTTAAATGCCCTAATTTGAACTTAAGTCTTGCtgtgacatcccaaaaacaccgagtaaaattttttgtttaattaagtCAAACCATTCATTCAGTATCCCAAAAGATAATTAGAGTAAAAGTATTATCAAAACATTAGAGTAAGATCATAAAAAATCACTGCGAAATAAAATCTTCAGAggatgcagtgcgatcaagtCGAATCTTACCTTTGAAACCAgatgtacttgaaaccataaacatgaaactgtgagcacaaagcttagcgagttccctaaaataccacatactaaacaCACATAACAACTCGAAACtaaactgggtctatttcaccccctttggtatctttcaaccggtactggcACTATTTTACCCCCTTTGGTATCTTTTAACTaatactgggtctatttcatccccttcgatatctttcaaccggtacttaGTCTATTTCAAAGAGTGGcttaaaggattaagagcttaatactcaAAGCTGTCCAAGACGAATCTCACAGCGTGCGATGTCATGTTGTGGAAATGGCTGTTCGTGACTATTTTGTCCTTTTTTTGGTCACGACGTGACCAGTGGCTGAAGTTGACTATGGTTAGCTTTTTGACCAAGATTGACTTTTGGGTCAAATTAGGGTCTTAAGGGTGTACGCTGATAGGGTATGACTTTACTGTTGCTGTTAGGTGTCTCGTTGCTCCTATCTACCCTGTATGTGAGAGTTGTATTTTTAGCTGCTATTCACGATGTGAGTCTTCTTGCTACGCACTTTACTTGTGTAGTATTTATGTTTGTGACCAACTGGGTCTTAAATGTTGTTTGCTATTTTGTTTGAATTGTATTGCTGATAACTAGGATTGCTGATAAtccctagggttgctgataacccctgAACATGCTGATAATCCACATGGCGTGCTGTTAGCCCATTAGGATTGCTGAAAATCTCCAGTGTTGTTGATAACCCGTAgatgtttatttatgttgtgtAGTATGATTATTTTGGGAAGGactcactaaactttatgcttacagttgttgattaaatGTGTTTTAGGTATCTCAGATGATCGCGGGAGGGCGAATGCATGACTGTACACTCCGGCTTGCAGATATTTTACGACTTCCACATTTTTATACTCTGATTTGGGATGATTGTATTGATACACCTGAGATTTCTTGTTTGGGTTGTTATGATACTCGGAGGTTTTGCTAAACTAAAAAcgaaaaatttgggttgttacaggaCATGTGACATTTTCCACCAACTAAAAAAGTATTAAAAAACTGGCCGGTGGGTTGGGTTTGTGGGTAGTAGGTTATGATATATATTTTTAGGATTAATCTCTTTAGAATGTACGATTGAAAACTTTGGACTGCTTAAACCACTATTGTCTTGTTATTGCTCTATGTGCCGGTCATGTGATTTGAAGTTGTTCCCATGATCCACTTTACTGTTATGTACCCTTCTCTAATCCCTTCAAGCCTCCATGTTATATCTCACCCGCCTTCTCTGCTTTCTCTTGGGCACATACTTGTTGAAATCCACTGATCGTCCTCCGGACAAGTTTGAGACAATTGTAATTAGTTGTAATCCCACCCTTACATCCCCATCTCTCCATTCAAAAGACTTTCAGtttgtaatttgattattctttcaTGTTGTCTCTCTTCCACTTCAAGCATGCATATATAAAAAAGATGTAGAAGGCATATAACAGTGATGTTGGTGTGGTAATTTTGAATGTGAAGTCCAATATAATTCAAATCTCCACAAACTCTTTGACATGTTAATAGATGTAAAATGGGGAATAAAAAATAATAGGGCTAATTATACTTGAGGGTGTGGTTCGGCAATATGCTCGGCAAGGTGGTGGCAAATTCGACATACAACACCCCCCTATAGGTGGCATGCCAAGTAAAATGTGGTCAAATAACATTATGTTGCCGATGTGAGAGTAATGAAAAAAGAGAGAAGAATGGTtaaatgttatttatttaaaaaaaagatcaATTTTGCCCTAACCTACATAGCATGCATCTAATATGAGATAAATGACACATCTAATATGAGATAAATGACAGGGACTTGATTGGAAAAAAAAACTAATCTAACAACTTCATTAACATTAACCCTCACTATTTAACAATTTTTGTTTGTCCTACACAATATACAAAATATACAAAATTGTACCATTTGTTGGACCAATGTGGAAAATGACGACTTTTCCACATCATCGTCTCTCGCAAAACTGTTTGGTTTCTTCCTCCTGACGAAAAGAAAACTTCTCCTGATATTACTTACAAAACctatacatatataaacccttCCCGATTTCATTCCTCTTTGCCATTTTCATCCATCAAATTGTAACAAATTCAAGCATTTGCTTTTATTTTTCGACTTTTCTTGTTTCTAGGGTCACAGGATTAGAATTATCGATAGCTAAACTGCAAAATAGCCGAATCAATCAATCAATATATAGGGCTTCTTCCTTTCGTAGTATTGTTGAAGAGTCTCCATATATAGATTTCTCGTTTTCTTTCGAATTAGGGCCTGGAAGAATAGAAAATTTGACTGCTGAATACAGTTTAGTTGACTCAATCGATCAAAGGGTTTCCTGTTGCTGTGGAGTTTTTGCAATTTGAGCTTTTTCTTTTCTATTCCGAATTAGGGGTAGGATTAATCATCTAGAGTAATGTTCTTCAGTGGCGATCCTTCCAATCGGAAACGAGTTGATTTAGGCGGTCGTAGCTCAAAGGAAAGAGATAGAAAGAAGCTTTTAGAGCAGGCGAAGTTAGAGAGGAATAAAAGATCACAGCAGCGCCAGCAAAACTCAGCTGCTCTCACAATTCAGGTTCATAACAATCATACTTCACACATACACACGCACACTGACATTTATAACTTACATATAAGCATCAGATATGAAGATGTATACAGTATATACATGTGTTCTTATGTAAAACGAGGTTGATAGACTGGTTATATACAGACAGAGAGTACATGAGCATCTTATCTGATGGGTGCACTTCATTAGAAATTTAGAACAACATGCATTGCTTAATCTAAGAAAGAAAAAGGAGACATGGACTTTTGACACTGACATAGACTTAAGACATTGTTATCAGGGAACAAGCTGTTAGTGATTGCTGCAATTTATAGTTTCTGCAGGATATCAAACAGAAACTTGCTGTTCAGCATGCTTTGTCCTGAACTTGATCAATATCTTCTCAATTTCACTAATACCTTTGAATTTGATTAATCCCTTCCTACAGAAATGCTTTAGAGGACGAAAAGTTGTGAAATTGGAGCGTGGTAGTGCACGAGAGCGATTTTATACCACTTATGGAAAACACTGTGAAAGAGTAGACAGGTGCTTTTCATCATGCTTCTCTTTATTTGGAGCTACATTGTTGAAATTTGTAGCCATCTAATTCTTTTCTTTCTTGTTGATGTCAATATTCAGGCAATGCTTTGGACCAGATTCAGAATTTCTTCGGGAGTTGCTATATTTTCTTAGTCCACGAAATGCTTCAGACATTTCTACTCTTGTGGAGGCATGCCGTTTGTTTTCACAGTTTGCTAAAGAAAGTGGTGTGTAATATGTTTACTTCATTGTTAATTTGTTATAAATCCACTGATACCATTTTTCAAAAACCTTTAACATCATCAAAACATACATCAATATCCACCAATGATCGTATATACAGAGTATATACTTATACTGTTTGATCATCAAAAGCTATCTTTCAATACTATATCTCATACACACATTCCTCCACTTTTTAGCTATTGGTTTGGGAAATTACATTTTTAGGTATTCATAGCTCTTTATTGTGTGACAGGGGATATTTTGAACCTTTTTGGTGGCTCCCACTATTCTTCTGATCATGCTTTGGTGAACTACAGGGTGAAGAAACTTGCTTATGTCTGTATTCAGGCTATACATCATAATAGGTTTGCCTCATGTGTTATTTCTTGTCTTTTACAAGGTGGGACATCTACTCGCTCTCAGTCTCTTGTCTGTgcaaaagacgtgaatgcccttCTCATGGTCAACACCGAAAATAGCCCTAGAAggttgttttttttatttgaatgTTGTTTTGAAACAGACATCAGTTAAAGGATCAATTGTTATCAACATCTTTGGACTCAAATACACCAACAAGTATCTTGTTGAAAGCAGCTGCATTGTTGATTGATCCCAAGCTTCCATGGTCTTGTAAGATAGCCAGTTATCTTTTGCAACAAAACATATATAAGATTTTCCGGGAGATTGTTATCACAGGAAGGGTATGTTAATTGTTAATATGTTTTAGTTTTTTAAACTCTGCATCCTGTTTTAGTCTTACCTTGTCTTTTACTTGTTACATATTTAACTTTTTGTAGGAAAGTTTAAACTCTGAAAGCCGAATTGGAAATGTATCTTTAATGGAGCGTGTTCTTGCCCAAGTTGTTACTCATACTGGTCAAGGGCATTGCGTTTGTCCAGATATTGACCTTCAATGGAGTTTTGCATCCCAAATTCTAACAATTCCTTTTCTATGGCAGATTTTTCCTCACCTAAAGGAGGTAATTCAGTTGTAAAAACATTTCATCATTTCATCTGTCTATTTTATTTGGCTTCCACATATTGAAATGTGTTTTTAATTATCATTGTTTCTATGTCTAGACTTATGTTTCACAGGGGCTTTGTCAGTATTATCTTCATAAAATGGCAACATGTAGTCAGAATTATGAAAAAGTATTACCTGTTGACATATCATCTGAGTTCCCTGGTTATGCATGTCTTCTTGGAAATTTACTGGAATCAGTTGGAGTTGCTTTGAGTCGCCCTTCATGTTCTTACAATATGGTATCAATATTTATGTTGCTTAATGTAATTAATTACATGTTCTTAATAGTTTTTGTTTATGACTTTATGTATAAATTATAATCCTTTCCaccttttctcttcttttctgaTCAGACCATAGACTTTGCTACTGTTGCAACGTTATTGCTGGAGGCACTTCCTCCTATTCAAACATCAAGTACAGGAAATAGAGAAGAAAGTATGTTCTCTGAATATAATTTGAATattcttttttacttttttttatatgCTCATTGTAATGTGTTTCCTAATTTCATGTTTCAAATGTTAATGTACTACAGATTCAATAATGGGTGATGATGATATGATTATTGATGATGGATCTGTAGTAGTACCTCTTAATAAGGAACTGGAAAAGCAGATTTCAAATGCAATCGATCCACGTTTTCTTTTACAGCTGGTATGCTTATGCTTATTTGACATTTATACCCCTACAAGAATTTTTTTATGTGGATGTGATTAACTCTTCTGATTTTGAATTCCTAATCAGACAAATATTTTGCTTGGAGGATCTTCATCTAAAGATAAAATTAAGGACACTGAAGCAGCAGCTGTTGGTGCAGCTTGTTCTTTTCTTCATGTGACTTTCACCATTTTTCCACTTGAACGTATCATGACAGTTTTAGCTTATAGAACTGAATTGGTATCTGTACTCTGGAGTTTCATGAAGCGATGCTATGAGAGCCAAAATTGGTCTTCCTTGTCTGCCATGTCAGCATATCTACCTGGCGATGCATTTGGTTGGCTACTTCCTATGGCAGTTTTCTGCCCTGTGTACAGGTGTGCATCTTCTTTTTAAATCAGAACTCAAACTGGACATATATACAGtggtgtttctttttgacttgatATAAACAGATGgagttaatggattaagtcatagGAGAGTGTCTTTAACCATATACTTTATAccctttttaaaaaaatatattatagaataaaaaattgattaaaatatcatgtaacatgTGTAAATTTCTATTATTTTCATTTTAAGACTGTTCATTCATTCCAACTCCAAAGCTTCCAACTACCCATTTAATGTCATTCACTCTACCCACTTAATGAGGGAAAAAGACGAAACTACCCCTAAGTTAGTCTAAGAATCGAAGCTGAAATTAAGTATATTCCACATTTGTATGTCAGGCACATGCTTACAATCGTTGACAATGAGGAATTCTATGAGCAAGAAAAGCCGTTGTCTTTAAAGGACATTAGATTATTGATTGTTATCTTGAGACAGGTATTTGTTACCATTTCATGGGACATTTTTTTTCTCTACATTTTAGCTCCTATTCGACAAATTTAATTCAtggttttgttttttctttctcTAGTCTTTGTGGCAGATTCTTTGGTTAAACCCTGTGGCACCAATGAAGTTTACTAAAATCAATCTTTCCTTAA of the Lactuca sativa cultivar Salinas chromosome 6, Lsat_Salinas_v11, whole genome shotgun sequence genome contains:
- the LOC111882208 gene encoding E3 ubiquitin-protein ligase UPL6 — encoded protein: MFFSGDPSNRKRVDLGGRSSKERDRKKLLEQAKLERNKRSQQRQQNSAALTIQKCFRGRKVVKLERGSARERFYTTYGKHCERVDRQCFGPDSEFLRELLYFLSPRNASDISTLVEACRLFSQFAKESGDILNLFGGSHYSSDHALVNYRVKKLAYVCIQAIHHNRHQLKDQLLSTSLDSNTPTSILLKAAALLIDPKLPWSCKIASYLLQQNIYKIFREIVITGRESLNSESRIGNVSLMERVLAQVVTHTGQGHCVCPDIDLQWSFASQILTIPFLWQIFPHLKETYVSQGLCQYYLHKMATCSQNYEKVLPVDISSEFPGYACLLGNLLESVGVALSRPSCSYNMTIDFATVATLLLEALPPIQTSSTGNREENSIMGDDDMIIDDGSVVVPLNKELEKQISNAIDPRFLLQLTNILLGGSSSKDKIKDTEAAAVGAACSFLHVTFTIFPLERIMTVLAYRTELVSVLWSFMKRCYESQNWSSLSAMSAYLPGDAFGWLLPMAVFCPVYRHMLTIVDNEEFYEQEKPLSLKDIRLLIVILRQSLWQILWLNPVAPMKFTKINLSLKKHRVEFVQYRVSVVASELLSQLQDWNNRRQFAHPSNFHADGVNDHFISQAMIENTRAYDILKQAPFLVPFTSRVKLFTSQLAAIKERLGSHSLFNRSTFKIRRDHILEDAFNQLSTLSEEDLRGVIRVTFVNEFGVEEAGIDGGGIFKDFMENITRAAFDMQYGLFKETIDHLLYPNPGSGMIHEQHLQFFHFLGIILGKAMFEGILVDIPFATFFLSKLKQKHNYLNDLPSLDPELYRHLIFLKRYEGDLSELELYFVIVNNEFGEQTSEELIPGGKNIRVVNDNVITFIHLVANHRLNTQIRLQSSHFLRGFQQLIQKDWIDMFNEHELQLLISGSVDGFDVDDLRSNTNYAGGYHREHYVIDMFWEILKNFSLENQHKFLKFVTGCSRGPLLGFKYLEPLFCIQRAAGSASEEALDRLPTSATCMNLLKLPPYRSKEHMEQKLLYAINAEAGFDLS